From a region of the Desulfatirhabdium butyrativorans DSM 18734 genome:
- a CDS encoding helix-turn-helix domain-containing protein, translating into MARKKATPEPTSLVGQKIKAYRLEKDIALDAIANETGFSVERLKQIESGEITPPVGALLQISRALKIDSSLLLEAQKESLKKRVKEYTKRTEHYAYNTLTPGAENKHLKAFRVTIDPFQDHTGVGYHHEGEEFSYVLHGNVEITVGENVNKLGPGDSLHFNSGIQHNLKNVGNDVAELLVVIYSP; encoded by the coding sequence ATGGCCAGGAAAAAAGCGACACCGGAACCAACAAGCCTCGTCGGCCAAAAGATCAAGGCCTATCGGCTTGAAAAAGACATTGCTCTCGATGCCATCGCCAACGAAACCGGATTTTCGGTGGAAAGGCTCAAACAGATCGAATCCGGCGAAATTACACCACCTGTCGGGGCGCTGTTGCAGATATCGAGAGCGCTGAAAATCGATTCGAGTCTGCTGCTCGAAGCGCAGAAAGAATCCCTGAAGAAACGGGTGAAGGAATACACCAAAAGGACCGAACATTACGCCTACAACACGCTGACGCCGGGGGCGGAAAACAAACATCTGAAGGCCTTTCGCGTAACCATCGATCCGTTTCAGGACCACACCGGCGTCGGATACCATCATGAAGGCGAAGAATTCTCGTATGTACTGCATGGAAATGTCGAAATCACCGTCGGAGAAAACGTGAACAAGCTCGGCCCGGGGGATTCGCTCCATTTCAATTCCGGCATCCAGCACAACCTGAAAAATGTCGGAAATGACGTTGCCGAGCTCCTGGTCGTGATTTACAGCCCCTGA